The following proteins are co-located in the Engraulis encrasicolus isolate BLACKSEA-1 chromosome 2, IST_EnEncr_1.0, whole genome shotgun sequence genome:
- the LOC134467777 gene encoding histone-lysine N-methyltransferase PRDM9-like: MATSSGENMVEMREDASGSFSAETIEESAEGSENYDHYYCEKCKYSFKTQCDVHGPPIFALDHITPVGTPQRPLLTLPSDLVVGWSRARKGCLGVYNMGTVVPVGTHFGPYDGEVVSEEEALHSAYSWVICNGKGSCVFIDATRDTRANWMRFVTCSRNSHEQNVVAYQQGGRLLFRCCTAIKRGQELLVWYADDYAKGLGLTWDQLWDYKCSTNTDPGLSQMLSCPYCRFTFPERTYLQRHVMRSHAEQYQNFMETAFHKYEEDEHPVNPNTLFLGPDGLPSDHGHICSRCGRSFARAYHLKRHEEAVHSPDKMVSWARRRGPKSQRKASNPRRHKQSPDKEDGEWLMEEGEGEEEDYDEGEEADGKRMQTELEELSCSRCSIDFSTPQETQEHMEQHHPQSTDPSDPMYQPPTRKSRLGRPGLGFASLKRGRGRPRSAKRVSMVVPKHKRPRKILQDNGALQPPAEGDVFLMNRGDVVVVSVDGAPLPAESEPGVQAAEEPTTCGGCQRAFGDLDSLQSHLCAPDAEAGGLMYSCGECQLHFNQASNLRRHQRSVHSLLKPYCCFPCGKFYTQASGLSRHLEGRQHKRNRSRAAATGARAGTVVGAVVGAGAVVGTGSMGGTGAAMGTGAVVGAEAVGGAAVGAEPVVGDGAKGKDNGEGDGNGGVAVPEVANIYSCNYCQFSFTASRYLVKHVKRHHPTEFVQALDGGNRGGGGGSGLVDGDRDGDEDGDGDDGDGFTQICPQCDKTFTSMKRFKSHRCFRHGERVFSCPICCKGFGSFYGLQQHQRTHTGERPYPCPQCSKSFAVSGQLAVHLRTHTGERPYLCAQCGESFRQSGDLKRHEQKHMGVRPHPCPQCSKSFSRPQSLRAHLQTHSGQRLFHCTHCNKSFTRGYHLTRHYHKMHSALMS; the protein is encoded by the exons ATGGCAACTAGTTCAG GAGAGAACATGGTTGAAATGCGGGAGGATGCATCAGGGTCGTTTTCAGCAGAGACTATAGAAGAGTCGGCAGAGGGCAGCGAAAACTATGATCACTATT ACTGTGAAAAATGCAAGTACTCCTTCAAGACACAGTGTGATGTTCATGGCCCCCCAATATTTGCTCTTGACCACATCACTCCTGTCGGGACACCTCAGAGGCCTCTCCTTACCTTACCGTCCGACCTGGTTGTCGGATGGTCCAGGGCCAGAAAGGGCTGCCTGGGTGTCTATAATATGGGCACAGTGGTTCCGGTTGGTACACACTTTGGACCGTACGATGGCGAAGTGGTGTCTGAGGAAGAGGCATTGCATAGTGCCTACTCATGGGTG ATCTGCAATGGGAAAGGCTCTTGTGTTTTCATTGATGCAACGAGGGACACCCGCGCAAACTGGATGAG ATTTGTGACGTGTTCCCGTAACAGCCATGAGCAGAATGTGGTTGCGTATCAGCAGGGGGGTCGCTTGCTTTTCCGCTGCTGCACCGCCATCAAGCGAGGCCAGGAGCTGCTGGTGTGGTATGCAGATGACTATGCCAAGGGTCTGGGGCTCACCTGGGACCAGCTATGGGACTACAAGTGCTCCACAAACACTG ATCCTGGTTTGTCTCAGATGCTCAGCTGTCCCTACTGCAGATTCACCTTTCCTGAAAGAACATACCTGCAGAGACACGTCATGCGCTCGCATGCAGAGCAGTACCAGAACTTCATGGAGACGGCCTTCCACAAGTACGAGGAGGACGAACACCCCGTGAACCCAAAcactctcttcctgggcccggatGGGCTGCCTAGTGATCACGGACACATATGTTCCCGATGTGGGAGGAGCTTTGCGCGGGCCTATCACCTGAAGCGGCACGAGGAGGCCGTCCACTCTCCAGACAAGATGGTGTCCTGGGCGCGGAGACGGGGACCGAAGAGCCAGAGGAAGGCCTCCAACCCCCGCAGGCACAAGCAGAGCCCTGACAAGGAGGACGGAGAGTGGCtcatggaggagggggagggggaggaggaggactacgacgagggagaggaggctgaTGGGAAGAGGATGCAGACTGAGTTGGAGGAGCTCTCCTGCTCCAGGTGCTCCATAGACTTCAGTACTCCGCAAGAAACGCAGGAGCACATGGAGCAGCATCACCCACAGAGCACTGACCCGTCAGACCCAATGTATCAACCCCCCACTCGCAAGAGCAGACTGGGTAGACCGGGGCTCGGGTTTGCCTCCCTGAAGAGAGGAAGGGGGCGGCCACGCTCCGCAAAGCGAGTCTCCATGGTCGTGCCCAAACACAAGCGGCCACGCAAGATCCTGCAAGACAACGGTGCGCTGCAGCCTCCTGCCGAGGGAGATGTGTTTTTGATGAACAGAGGcgatgtggtggtggtgtcggtCGACGGCGCCCCCTTGCCGGCAGAATCCGAGCCCGGCGTTCAAGCGGCAGAAGAGCCCACCACCTGTGGCGGGTGCCAGCGCGCGTTCGGCGACCTGGACTCGCTGCAGTCGCACCTGTGCGCGCCCGACGCCGAGGCCGGCGGCCTGATGTACAGCTGCGGCGAGTGCCAGTTGCACTTCAACCAGGCGTCCAACCTGCGGCGCCACCAGCGCTCGGTGCACTCCCTGCTCAAGCCCTACTGCTGCTTCCCTTGCGGCAAGTTCTACACGCAGGCCAGCGGGCTGAGCCGCCACCTGGAGGGCCGCCAGCACAAGAGGAACAGGAGCCGCGCCGCCGCCACTGGGGCCCGGGCTGGGACCGTGGTCGGAGCCGTGGTCGGAGCCGGGGCCGTGGTGGGAACCGGGTCTATGGGTGGAACTGGGGCCGCGATGGGAACCGGGGCTGTGGTTGGAGCTGAGGCCGTGGGTGGAGCAGCGGTTGGAGCTGAGCCCGTGGTTGGAGACGGGGCCAAAGGGAAAGACAACGGCGAAGGCGACGGCAACGGCGGCGTTGCTGTACCGGAAGTGGCCAACATCTACTCCTGCAACTACTGCCAGTTCTCCTTCACCGCCTCGCGCTACCTGGTCAAGCACGTCAAGCGCCACCACCCCACCGAGTTCGTCCAGGCCCTGGACGGgggaaatagaggaggaggaggagggagtgggttGGTGGACGGAGACCGGGACGGAGATGAAGACGGGGATGGGGATGACGGGGATGGCTTCACGCAGATCTGCCCGCAGTGCGACAAGACCTTCACCAGCATGAAGCGCTTCAAGTCGCACCGCTgtttccggcacggcgagcgcgTCTTCTCCTGCCCCATCTGCTGCAAGGGCTTCGGCAGCTTCTACGGCCTGCAGCAGCACCAGCGCACCCACACGGGCGAGCGCCCGTACCCGTGCCCGCAGTGCAGCAAGAGCTTCGCCGTGAGCGGCCAGCTGGCCGTGCACCTGCGCACGCACACGGGCGAGCGCCCGTACCTGTGCGCGCAGTGCGGCGAGAGCTTCCGGCAGTCTGGGGACCTGAAGCGTCACGAGCAGAAGCACATGGGCGTGCGGCCACACCCGTGCCCGCAGTGCAGCAAGAGCTTCAGCCGGCCGCAGAGCCTGCGCGCCCACCTGCAGACGCACAGCGGCCAGCGGCTCTTCCACTGCACGCACTGCAACAAGTCCTTCACGCGAGGCTACCACCTCACGCGGCACTACCACAAGATGCACTCGGCATTAATGTCATAA